A DNA window from Castanea sativa cultivar Marrone di Chiusa Pesio chromosome 7, ASM4071231v1 contains the following coding sequences:
- the LOC142644050 gene encoding uncharacterized protein LOC142644050 → MPFDRAELHFAEAALYQEYEPEGENKILPFNPIALQIEEEDDGKVVELEKPPKIRKEELVEVDLNDREESKKPVKISKGLSEEEREKLVALLREYNDVFAWSYQEMLDLSPNMVTHKLKVDPNVKPVKQPPRKYRLDVVEKIKLEVQKLLKARFIEEIECLSWLANIVPVKKKKGQIRICVDFWDLNKACTNDEFPLSNVDILVDAAAGHERFSFMDGCSGYNQIFMDPIDASKTAFRTPFGNYFYMVMPFGLKNAGATYQRTMTLNFRDMLDKQVEDYVDDLVVKAKNPFEHLVIKRNPVKYLLTRPQLSGRMAQWAILASCLDIECIRPTAIKGQEVMVTEEQEWSMHLDGSSTFQGGGIGVVLKSPREEYMFAYKLHFLCSNNEAKYEAFMVGLKVASRLEVKRLKVFGDSELVIRQVEGIHRVKNPSSAAYRVAVQRNMEHFTFIKYKVVNKNENKLVDSLATLATKSY, encoded by the exons ATGCCTTTTGATAGAGCAGAGCTTCATTTTGCAGAGGCAGCTTTATATCAAGAGTATGAGCCTGAGGGTGAAAATAAGATTCTTCCTTTTAATCCTATTGCTCTGCAaatagaggaagaagatgatggtAAAGTGGTAGAACTAGAAAAGCCTCCCAAGATAAGAAAG GAAGAACTTGTTGAGGTTGATCTGAATGATAGAGAGGAAAGTAAAAAGCCAGTAAAAATCAGCAAGGGTCTTtctgaagaagagagagaaaagttggTAGCCTTGTTGAGGGAATACAatgatgtttttgcttggagttATCAAGAAATGCTAGATTTGAGCCCAAACATGGTAACGCACAAGTTAAAGGTGGATCCTAATGTCAAACCTGTGAAGCAGCCACCAAGGAAGTATCGTTTGGATGTGGTGGAAAAGATAAAACTTGAAGTACAAAAGCTTTTAAAGGCAAGATTCATTGAAGAGATTGAATGCCTAAGTTGGTTAGCTAACATAGTTcctgtgaagaagaaaaaaggtcAGATAAGAATTTGTGTAGATTTTTGGGATCTCAATAAAGCTTGTACAAATGATGAATTTCCACTTTCTAATGTTGATATTTTGGTAGATGCAGCGGCTGGTCATGAACGTTTCTCCTTTATGGATGGTTGTAGTGGGTATAATCAAATCTTTATGGACCCAATAGATGCCTCGAAAACTGCCTTTAGAACACCCTTTGGAAACTATTTTTATAtggtgatgccttttggattgaagaatgcaggTGCAACATACCAAAGAACTATGACTTTGAACTTTCGTGATATGCTTGATAAGCAGGTGGAAGATTACGTTGATGATCTAGTGGTGAAGGCAAAGAATCCTTTTGAGCATTTG GTGATTAAGCGCAATCCCGTGAAGTACCTCTTGACACGCCCTCAGTTATCAGGGAGAATGGCACAATGGGCCATCCTGGCATCATGCCTTGATATTGAATGCATAAGACCAACTGCCATCAAAGGCCAA GAAGTTATGGTGACAGAGGAGCAGGAATGGTCAATGCATTTGGATGGGTCATCTACATTTCAAGGGGGAGGGATAGGAGTAGTCTTAAAGTCACCAAGGGAGGAGTATATGTTTGCCTATAAATTGCACTTTCTTTGCTCTAACAATGAAGCAAAATATGAAGCCTTTATGGTGGGGCTAAAGGTTGCCAGTAGATTAGAAGTAAAAAGGTTAAAAGTGTTTGGTGATTCTGAGTTGGTGATAAGACAGGTTGAGGGAATTCATAGAGTAAAGAATCCTAGCTCGGCTGCTTATAGAGTTGCAGTGCAGAGGAATATGGAACACTTTACTTTCATAAAGTACAAAGTGGTAAACAAGAATGAAAACAAGCTTGTTGACTCGCTAGCTACCCTAGCCACTAAGTCGTATTAA